In Akkermansiaceae bacterium, a single genomic region encodes these proteins:
- a CDS encoding VCBS repeat-containing protein, whose protein sequence is MKPILPLFLLASLATADQPLERLKYNNPGLAVDLGVGLWAWPLPMDFDGDGDLDLVVNCSDKPYNGVYVFENTSGDTGKNPMPVFKPARRISKGIVNVQVSYPEGVPTVLTPGKRYPDFLKSGLESPVKIDLPENVHHNKVRGNHWRVVDYDGDGVQDLAIGTDDWSEYGWDDAYDEHGIWKNGNLRGHVYVARNTGTNEAPVYAKPERILIDGIPLETFGWPCPSFVDLDGDGDLDLVCGEFLDGFTYFRNTGTRTEPRYEKGRRLQTDKGAYLKMHVQMITPVMIDWDKDGHPDIICGDEDGRVAFIRNTGRHEANAPVFEEPKFFQQEAEDVKFGALATPVGFDWDGDGDTDIVSGNTSGNIAFFENLSGPGVEKPKWAAPVLLESGGKPIHILAGANGSIQGPCEAKWGYTTLSINDWDGDGLPDLIVNSIWGKVIWYRNTGTRTAPKLDAAAPVEVEWDGAQPHLAYGWLRPEGKGLLTQWRTTPVAVDWNKDGLVDLVMMDHEGFLAFFERKERDGRRILLPPRRAFICEDATPEERKRAHFFSVPGEPMLLRYKGRQSAGGSGRRKLSVTDWDGDGVLDLLLNGANAAFVRQTRAADGKWFFKDEGLVSPTNIEGHDVSPTTVDFNGDGIPDFLGGAEDGYFYYLRNPRSK, encoded by the coding sequence ATGAAACCCATCCTTCCCCTTTTCCTGCTCGCCTCGCTCGCCACCGCGGACCAGCCGCTGGAGCGCCTCAAATACAACAACCCCGGCCTCGCGGTGGACCTCGGCGTCGGCCTGTGGGCATGGCCGCTGCCGATGGACTTCGACGGCGACGGAGATCTGGACCTCGTCGTGAACTGTTCCGACAAGCCCTACAACGGGGTCTATGTGTTCGAGAACACGAGCGGCGACACGGGCAAGAACCCGATGCCTGTCTTCAAGCCCGCCCGGCGCATCAGCAAGGGCATCGTCAACGTGCAGGTCAGCTACCCGGAGGGAGTCCCCACCGTGCTGACCCCGGGCAAACGCTATCCGGATTTCCTGAAATCCGGGTTGGAATCCCCGGTGAAGATCGACCTGCCGGAAAACGTCCACCACAACAAGGTCAGGGGCAACCACTGGCGGGTGGTGGACTACGACGGCGACGGCGTTCAGGACCTGGCGATCGGTACCGACGACTGGTCGGAATACGGCTGGGACGATGCCTACGATGAACATGGTATCTGGAAGAACGGCAACCTGCGCGGCCACGTCTATGTCGCCCGCAACACCGGCACCAACGAGGCCCCCGTGTATGCGAAGCCGGAGCGCATCCTCATCGACGGCATCCCGCTGGAAACCTTCGGCTGGCCGTGCCCGAGCTTCGTGGATCTGGACGGCGACGGTGATCTCGATCTGGTCTGCGGGGAGTTCCTCGACGGCTTCACCTACTTCCGCAACACCGGCACCCGCACGGAACCCCGCTATGAGAAGGGCCGCCGCCTGCAGACCGACAAGGGCGCCTACCTGAAGATGCACGTCCAGATGATCACCCCCGTGATGATCGACTGGGACAAGGACGGCCACCCGGACATCATCTGCGGTGACGAGGACGGGCGCGTCGCCTTCATCCGCAACACCGGCCGCCATGAGGCGAACGCGCCTGTGTTCGAGGAACCGAAGTTTTTCCAGCAGGAGGCGGAGGACGTGAAATTCGGCGCGCTGGCCACTCCCGTCGGCTTCGACTGGGACGGCGACGGTGACACCGACATTGTTTCCGGGAACACCTCCGGCAACATCGCGTTCTTCGAGAACCTCAGCGGCCCCGGCGTGGAGAAGCCGAAATGGGCGGCACCCGTCCTGCTGGAGTCCGGCGGCAAGCCCATCCACATCCTGGCCGGGGCGAACGGTTCCATCCAGGGACCGTGCGAAGCGAAGTGGGGATACACCACGCTTTCCATCAATGACTGGGACGGCGACGGCCTGCCAGACCTGATCGTGAACTCCATCTGGGGCAAGGTCATCTGGTACCGCAACACCGGCACCCGCACCGCGCCGAAGCTGGATGCGGCGGCACCCGTCGAAGTCGAGTGGGATGGCGCGCAGCCGCACCTGGCCTACGGCTGGCTGCGCCCGGAGGGCAAAGGCCTGCTGACCCAGTGGCGCACCACACCCGTCGCCGTGGACTGGAACAAGGACGGCCTCGTCGATCTGGTGATGATGGACCACGAAGGTTTCCTCGCCTTCTTCGAGCGGAAGGAAAGGGACGGCCGCCGCATCCTGCTGCCACCGCGCCGCGCGTTCATCTGCGAGGACGCGACGCCGGAGGAAAGGAAACGCGCGCACTTTTTCTCCGTGCCCGGTGAGCCGATGCTGCTGCGCTACAAGGGCCGCCAGTCGGCGGGTGGCAGCGGACGCCGGAAGCTCAGCGTGACGGACTGGGACGGCGACGGCGTGCTGGACCTGCTGCTGAACGGAGCGAACGCCGCCTTTGTCCGGCAGACGCGCGCTGCCGATGGCAAGTGGTTCTTCAAGGACGAGGGTCTCGTTTCACCGACCAACATCGAGGGCCACGACGTCAGCCCGACCACGGTGGACTTCAACGGCGACGGCATCCCCGACTTCCTCGGCGGTGCGGAGGACGGCTACTTCTACTATCTGCGGAATCCACGCTCGAAGTGA
- a CDS encoding GntR family transcriptional regulator, whose amino-acid sequence MSSPLPEKVYHAIRERIISGELEPGTRLEFKKMSAELGVSTTPLREAMNKLATEGLVELLPRLGALVKRMDPQEAVEFFGVREAVESYAAERAAMLMNDEQLTELGDILAAMKRLVEDFKTRPDEPLAEAAEKRFLDLDRAFHLHIIDATGNRRLIKLLSDTQVLERIFRPHRIVHNLSVIEEAWAAHDAIFRAIRKRDPEKARAEMGSHIRKSLENTLNANRKARTNSWLS is encoded by the coding sequence ATGTCCTCACCCCTGCCGGAGAAAGTCTATCACGCCATCCGCGAACGCATCATCAGCGGCGAGCTGGAGCCGGGCACGCGGCTGGAGTTCAAGAAAATGAGCGCGGAGCTGGGCGTCAGCACCACCCCCCTGCGGGAGGCGATGAACAAGCTGGCGACCGAGGGACTGGTCGAGCTGCTGCCCCGCCTGGGCGCGCTGGTGAAGCGCATGGACCCGCAGGAAGCCGTCGAATTTTTCGGCGTCCGGGAGGCGGTGGAAAGCTACGCCGCGGAGCGTGCCGCGATGCTCATGAACGACGAGCAGCTCACGGAACTGGGCGACATCCTGGCCGCCATGAAGCGGCTGGTGGAGGACTTCAAGACCCGGCCGGACGAGCCGCTGGCAGAGGCCGCGGAAAAGCGTTTCCTGGATCTGGACCGTGCCTTCCACCTCCACATCATCGACGCCACGGGAAACCGGCGGCTCATCAAGCTGCTGTCCGACACCCAGGTACTGGAGCGGATCTTCCGACCGCACCGCATCGTCCACAACCTTTCCGTCATTGAGGAAGCATGGGCCGCGCACGACGCCATCTTCCGCGCCATCCGCAAGCGCGACCCGGAGAAGGCCCGCGCGGAGATGGGTTCCCACATCCGCAAGAGCCTCGAAAACACCCTCAACGCGAACCGCAAAGCGCGCACCAACTCGTGGCTTTCCTGA
- a CDS encoding dihydrodipicolinate synthase family protein yields the protein MSASGSAILSSVRGVVPPLVTPLSAPDVLDREGLGRLVEHLIGGGVHALFLLGTTGEGPSLSHRLRREVVEETCRLVGGRLPVLVCVTDTVFEESVELANHAADHGADAVVASTPYYFRTGQPELYDYYAELAAALPVPLHLYNMPAMTKVVIQPETVERLMDVEGIIGIKDSSGDLDYFGKLVELGRKKEGWSVMMGPEELTARAVAMGGQGGVNGGANLFPALYVANYDAAARGDVEKSDELNAIVNEVAAELYSVGSHASSMLKGLKCALSLRGICGDVMAHPFEHFHEREREVIRGRMEELISKYGL from the coding sequence ATGTCCGCTTCCGGTTCAGCCATTTTGTCTTCGGTCCGGGGGGTCGTCCCCCCGCTGGTAACGCCACTTTCCGCGCCTGATGTACTGGACCGGGAGGGATTGGGGAGACTGGTGGAGCACCTGATCGGCGGCGGTGTCCACGCGCTGTTCCTGCTGGGGACGACGGGGGAGGGACCGAGCCTGAGCCACCGCCTGAGGCGGGAGGTGGTGGAGGAAACGTGCCGCCTGGTGGGCGGACGGCTGCCGGTGCTGGTGTGTGTGACGGATACCGTGTTCGAGGAAAGCGTGGAGCTGGCGAACCACGCGGCGGACCACGGCGCGGACGCGGTGGTGGCCAGCACGCCGTACTATTTCCGCACGGGGCAGCCGGAGCTGTATGACTACTACGCGGAGCTGGCGGCGGCGCTGCCCGTGCCGCTGCATCTCTACAACATGCCGGCCATGACGAAGGTGGTCATCCAGCCGGAGACGGTGGAGAGGCTGATGGATGTCGAGGGCATCATCGGCATCAAGGACAGCTCCGGGGATCTGGACTACTTCGGCAAGCTGGTGGAGCTGGGGCGGAAAAAGGAAGGCTGGTCCGTGATGATGGGGCCGGAGGAACTGACGGCCCGGGCCGTCGCCATGGGCGGACAGGGCGGGGTGAATGGTGGGGCCAACCTTTTCCCCGCACTCTACGTGGCGAACTACGATGCCGCCGCGCGGGGCGATGTGGAAAAGTCGGACGAACTGAACGCCATCGTCAACGAGGTCGCGGCGGAGCTTTACTCCGTGGGCAGCCATGCGAGTTCGATGCTGAAGGGCCTGAAGTGCGCGCTGAGCCTGCGCGGCATCTGCGGCGATGTGATGGCGCATCCGTTCGAGCATTTCCATGAACGGGAGCGGGAGGTCATCCGCGGGCGGATGGAGGAACTTATTTCAAAATACGGTCTGTGA
- a CDS encoding ribulokinase, translated as MKAAIGLDFGTESVRALVVGLDGMELATAASAYRHGQITDALPGGGGKLPPEHALQHPGDWEESVVEAVRGALAACGAVEIVGIGVDFTSCTMLPVLADGTPLCLTEKFSRTAQAWPKLWKHHGAGEQTARINAVARERGEGFLTRYGGEIGIEWLFPKILETFDKEPDAYDAAEVWLEAGDWLVWRLVGGDAASMPRSTCQAGYKGMWSAEDGYPSAEFFEEVRPGFSSVLGKLPGRLMAPGTRAGGLCAEWAQRFGLVEGTPVSVAIIDAHAGVPGAGAAEEGTLVMVMGTSSCHMLNSTRMTDVPGVAGIVKDGILPGFHGYETGQAAVGDAFEWLRKLTGQADFRAMAAEADLLPPGADGVFCVDWMNGCRTPLMDASLRGMFGGLGLNHGPAHLYKALMEASAFGVKWIVGMLEESGVPVERFVATGGLPHHNPSLVGIYADVLEKSISVHPCTQGPALGAAILGALAAGAFPTPEEAILAMGRPGAGRVFSPDKERSERYQELYLRYLEWAGILRAS; from the coding sequence ATGAAAGCGGCCATCGGTCTGGATTTCGGGACTGAGTCGGTCCGCGCGCTGGTCGTCGGGCTGGACGGGATGGAACTCGCGACGGCGGCCTCCGCCTACCGGCACGGACAGATCACGGACGCCCTGCCGGGTGGAGGTGGGAAGCTGCCGCCGGAACACGCGCTGCAACATCCGGGCGACTGGGAGGAGTCGGTGGTGGAAGCGGTCCGTGGCGCGCTGGCGGCGTGCGGGGCGGTGGAGATCGTCGGCATCGGGGTGGATTTCACCAGTTGTACGATGCTTCCCGTACTGGCGGACGGCACGCCGCTGTGCCTGACGGAGAAATTTTCACGGACCGCACAGGCGTGGCCGAAGCTGTGGAAACACCACGGCGCGGGGGAGCAGACGGCGAGGATCAACGCGGTGGCGCGGGAGCGCGGCGAAGGCTTTCTCACACGCTATGGTGGCGAGATCGGGATCGAGTGGCTGTTTCCCAAGATCCTGGAGACCTTCGACAAGGAGCCGGACGCGTATGATGCGGCGGAGGTCTGGCTGGAGGCGGGTGACTGGCTGGTGTGGCGGCTGGTGGGAGGGGACGCGGCGTCCATGCCACGCTCCACCTGCCAGGCGGGGTACAAAGGGATGTGGAGCGCGGAGGACGGCTATCCGTCCGCGGAGTTTTTCGAGGAAGTGAGGCCGGGTTTTTCCTCCGTGCTGGGAAAGCTGCCGGGACGCCTGATGGCACCCGGCACCCGGGCCGGCGGACTGTGCGCGGAGTGGGCGCAGCGGTTCGGCCTGGTTGAAGGCACTCCGGTGAGTGTCGCGATCATCGATGCCCATGCCGGTGTTCCCGGAGCCGGGGCGGCGGAGGAGGGGACGCTGGTGATGGTCATGGGGACCAGCTCATGCCACATGCTGAACAGCACCCGCATGACGGACGTGCCCGGCGTGGCGGGCATCGTGAAGGACGGCATCCTTCCCGGCTTCCACGGTTATGAAACGGGGCAGGCTGCGGTGGGTGACGCGTTCGAGTGGCTGCGGAAGTTGACCGGGCAGGCGGATTTCCGCGCGATGGCGGCGGAGGCGGATCTGCTGCCGCCGGGAGCGGACGGTGTGTTCTGCGTGGACTGGATGAACGGCTGCCGCACCCCGCTGATGGATGCCAGCCTGCGGGGCATGTTCGGCGGGCTGGGGCTGAACCACGGACCGGCCCATCTTTACAAGGCGCTGATGGAGGCGTCCGCATTCGGTGTGAAATGGATCGTCGGCATGCTGGAGGAAAGCGGCGTGCCGGTGGAACGTTTCGTGGCGACGGGAGGACTGCCCCACCACAATCCTTCGCTGGTGGGGATCTATGCGGATGTGCTGGAAAAAAGCATCAGCGTCCACCCCTGCACGCAGGGGCCCGCGTTGGGAGCGGCGATCCTCGGCGCGCTGGCGGCCGGTGCTTTCCCCACGCCGGAGGAAGCCATCCTTGCAATGGGCAGGCCGGGTGCCGGGAGGGTGTTCAGCCCGGACAAGGAGCGCTCGGAACGCTATCAGGAGCTTTATCTCCGGTATTTGGAGTGGGCCGGCATTCTGCGCGCCAGCTAG
- a CDS encoding sigma-70 family RNA polymerase sigma factor: MNKPSGDPSKNAKELSGPVDSELNDPDEDFRLVARAQGGDLKSYDALITRHRGKIFAMIRNMIHQEADAWDLSQEVFIKAWQALPRFEAKARFSTWLYRIAHNVVYDFTRKRKIESAGELNDEIFNRDRIDPAAVATPGVTEAPDESMAHGELRAKIEAALGKISAEHREVVILKDVQGLSYKEIADAMDCTLGTVMSRLFYARQKLQALLKDEYNSR, encoded by the coding sequence ATGAATAAACCGTCAGGGGATCCGTCGAAGAATGCGAAGGAGCTGTCCGGCCCCGTCGATTCCGAGCTGAACGACCCGGACGAGGACTTCCGGCTGGTCGCCAGAGCCCAGGGTGGCGACCTCAAGTCGTATGACGCCCTGATCACCCGCCACCGGGGGAAAATCTTCGCCATGATCCGCAACATGATCCACCAGGAAGCCGACGCGTGGGACCTCTCCCAGGAGGTCTTCATCAAGGCATGGCAGGCTCTGCCCCGCTTCGAGGCGAAGGCGCGCTTCTCCACATGGCTTTACCGGATCGCCCACAACGTGGTCTATGACTTCACGCGGAAGCGGAAGATCGAGAGCGCGGGCGAGCTGAATGATGAAATCTTCAACCGCGACCGGATCGACCCGGCGGCGGTGGCGACACCCGGCGTGACCGAGGCTCCGGACGAGTCGATGGCCCACGGTGAGCTCCGTGCGAAGATCGAGGCCGCGCTCGGCAAAATATCCGCGGAACACCGGGAAGTCGTTATTTTGAAAGACGTCCAGGGACTTTCGTATAAAGAGATTGCGGACGCGATGGACTGCACTCTCGGGACGGTGATGAGCCGCCTTTTCTATGCCCGTCAAAAACTCCAAGCCCTCCTCAAAGATGAATACAACTCCCGATGA
- a CDS encoding DUF1573 domain-containing protein, giving the protein MSMKSAMVVWLGVAGMAFAGKLTFPEPVKELAPGPGETKVKVDFPFTNETDKTVVVKETLGDCSCTSIEISGGKTAYEPGESGVIRLNFDIGAAVGKVEKGASIWVDGDAKDAPSQRLTMKVDIPILVEMEPKTLKWQVGQETEPKTIKFQMHGDKPIHIKSVTPSTENFDQELKTIEDGRSYELVITPKNVNSKALAVFRVETDCEVPNHRTQQVFAVVSAPVAK; this is encoded by the coding sequence ATGTCCATGAAAAGTGCGATGGTGGTCTGGCTGGGCGTTGCGGGGATGGCTTTCGCGGGAAAGCTCACGTTCCCGGAGCCGGTGAAGGAGCTGGCACCCGGTCCGGGTGAGACGAAGGTGAAGGTGGATTTCCCTTTCACCAATGAAACGGACAAGACCGTGGTGGTGAAGGAAACGCTCGGTGACTGTTCCTGCACCTCCATTGAGATTTCGGGCGGAAAGACGGCCTATGAACCGGGTGAGTCCGGCGTGATCCGGTTGAATTTCGACATCGGCGCCGCAGTCGGCAAGGTGGAGAAAGGTGCTTCCATCTGGGTGGACGGAGATGCGAAGGACGCACCGTCCCAACGGCTCACGATGAAGGTGGACATCCCGATCCTCGTCGAGATGGAGCCGAAGACGCTGAAGTGGCAGGTGGGCCAGGAGACGGAACCGAAGACCATCAAGTTCCAGATGCACGGCGACAAGCCGATCCACATCAAGTCCGTCACGCCTTCCACGGAAAATTTCGACCAGGAGCTGAAGACCATTGAGGATGGACGCAGCTATGAACTGGTGATCACGCCGAAAAATGTGAACAGCAAGGCGCTCGCCGTCTTCCGGGTGGAGACGGACTGCGAGGTTCCGAACCACCGGACGCAGCAGGTCTTCGCCGTGGTGAGCGCCCCCGTCGCGAAATGA
- a CDS encoding rhodanese-like domain-containing protein encodes MNTAVQLLVVVGVAAAAAGGTYLVKGPPGKALVCDPATLKPGEICLEQVREPVVWIDARPRKDWQANGLPGSILWNLDGAEDAAAFEAEAMQKLFENPKAVVYCSNEDCGVSQQVAEKIRKLDADFDVKALRGGWQALKEAGRIKDSSGTP; translated from the coding sequence ATGAACACCGCGGTCCAGTTGCTGGTGGTGGTGGGAGTGGCGGCGGCCGCCGCCGGAGGCACTTATCTGGTGAAAGGCCCGCCGGGCAAAGCGCTGGTGTGTGATCCCGCGACGCTGAAGCCGGGGGAGATCTGCCTGGAGCAGGTGCGGGAGCCGGTCGTCTGGATCGACGCACGGCCAAGGAAGGACTGGCAGGCGAATGGTCTGCCCGGATCCATCCTGTGGAACCTGGACGGAGCGGAAGACGCCGCCGCCTTTGAAGCGGAGGCGATGCAGAAGCTTTTCGAAAACCCGAAGGCGGTCGTCTATTGCTCGAACGAAGACTGCGGCGTGAGCCAGCAGGTGGCGGAAAAGATCCGCAAGCTGGACGCGGACTTCGACGTGAAGGCCCTGCGTGGCGGCTGGCAGGCGTTGAAAGAGGCGGGCCGGATCAAGGATTCCAGCGGAACTCCTTGA